In one Acanthochromis polyacanthus isolate Apoly-LR-REF ecotype Palm Island chromosome 20, KAUST_Apoly_ChrSc, whole genome shotgun sequence genomic region, the following are encoded:
- the LOC110970270 gene encoding transmembrane protein 241 isoform X1 — MQWKRHINGLAFSLVFVVSYFTNKFVLSVLKFTYPTLFQGWQTLIGAVLLLLSGKLGWVEMSRITRSAALSWLPGSCLFVGNIYAGSRALSRIDIPFFFTLQNSSHVVSYIIVKAVRREQKTQWPKFISVCLMLLSALNLPRYDPQFDYSGYLWAVCHLLCVGAYRVFQVHYKSSNLSDLEQQCINYLFSVLLLAIAAHPTGDLTGALEFPSLQSHTFHGGCCASALLGFLLLLTTVKLKSGLSLEHFGVWIFLSKVTAMLISPFIFHMDINTPSLFCVVVSHAGEALLVYAQRDSQL; from the exons ATGCAGTGGAAGAGACACATCAACGGACTCGCTTTTAGCCTCGTTTTCGTTGTCTCGTATTTCACGAACAAG tTTGTTCTGTCGGTGCTAAAGTTCACCTATCCCACCTTATTCCAAGG ATGGCAGACATTAATCGGggctgtcctcctcctcctatcTGGGAAACTGGGATGGGTGGAAATGAGCCGCATCACCAG ATCTGCAGCTCTGTCCTGGCTTCCAGGCTCTTGTCTGTTTGTGGGGAACATATATGCTGGTTCCAGGGCTTTATCACGCATC GACATTCCTTTTTTCTTCACTCTTCAGAATTCCTCTCATGTTGTTAGTTACATAATCGTCAAGGCTGTCCGTAGAGAA CAGAAGACACAATGGCCTAAATTCATCAG CGTCTGCCTCATGCTGCTCTCAGCGCTCAACCTTCCGCGTTATGACCCTCAG TTTGACTACAGTGGTTACCTGTgggctgtctgccatctgctctgtgttg GTGCTTACAGGGTGTTTCAAGTTCACTACAAGTCCAGTAACCTGAG TGATCTTGAGCAACAGTGCATTAACTACTTGTTCAG tgtgctgctgctggccaTCGCTGCTCACCCAACAG GTGACCTCACAGGTGCCTTGGAGTTTCCCTCCCTGCAGTCGCACACATTTCACGGTGGATGCTGTGCCAG TGCTTTGTTGGGGTTCTTGCTGCTGTTGACCACAGTCAAGTTAAAAAGTGGACTGTCCCTCGAGCACTTTggagtttggatttttttgtccaaG GTCACTGCGATGTTAATCTCCCCGTTTATTTTCCACATGGACATCAACACCCCGTCTCTCTTTTG CGTGGTCGTCAGTCATGCTGGAGAGGCCCTGCTGGTTTACGCCCAGAGAGATTCTCAACTGTAG
- the rbbp8 gene encoding DNA endonuclease RBBP8 isoform X2, which yields MLRTGECDRCVVLEENFKTHQHQNLQLIAKLKNEKNSLEDENRKLHTELQKLKMSRSELHEASPQEEEEGIIPDSPILSSSLPVVNRLKKRKNINKNKHVRYAEMPLPKSNTSLFDEINKEPTRNPGWGEVLVPNTCEMDASQISVSEEVNNDGEEVIAETCGFELLDKRPMKMETSARQQSSTKTRWKHEGRLKSHCSSHSSTLIHSADSTTERSPSLLPSVKRFSEDGSVWKAKRIKQESDHEVQEGNKQGTHEGSDKEEESRHLQPELLNQATSSASNQSVKKELLDIKVQSAQAETSRQKSNVSFVSPTFKKPNSKVKKDADGAGQKGSPLQDLNASHGQPEGKPAEKKHTVENMWSLDPALALSMYDSEWRRDEEMEEEQHLADTDCTWVSHSLLQGQRHNVMDREDNVPGLGMKANDSLDMLFETTANGEYKSFTSSRGGQSQPCDEEEEEEEEEDDDEQDLCENSARQSKARHPTFPHVAVIRKKDERRKLKGTTCKECEIYYAHLPEEEKQKKLSACSRHRFLYIPPCTPENFWEVGFPSTQTCIDRGYIKEDKNPEARLRRRQPLTALFSPKQSQQD from the exons AT GCTTCGGACAGGAGAGTGTGATCGATGCGTCGTGTTAGAGGAGAACTTCAAGACCCATCAACATCAAAATTTGCAACTTATTGCCAAATTAA agaatgaaaaaaacagTCTGGAGGATGAGAACAGAAAACTACACACCGAGCTGCAAAAGTTAAAGATGTCTCG ttcgGAGCTCCACGAGGCCTCACcgcaggaagaggaagagggcaTCATCCCAGACTCACCGATCCTGTCGAGCTCGCTGCCTGTGGTGAACAGACTGAAGAAAcggaaaaatatcaacaaaaacaagcatgtCCGCTATGCAGAGATGCCTCTGCCAAAGTCTAACACTTCACTCTTCGACG AGATAAATAAAGAGCCCACAAGAAACCCAGGGTGGGGTGAAGTGCTCGTACCCAACACTTGTGAAATGGACGCATCCCAGATTTCAG TTTCAGAAGAAGTGAATAATGATGGGGAAGAAGTGATTGCAGAAACCTGTGGTTTTGAACTTCTTGATAAGCGTCCTATG AAAATGGAGACCTCTGCAagacaacaaagcagcacaaaaactCGCTGGAAGCATGAAGGCCGTTTAAA GTCTCACTGCTCCTCCCATTCATCCACACTGATCCATAGTGCAGACAGCACCACAGAAAGATCCCCATCTCTGCTCCCAAGTGTCAAACGGTTTTCAGAAGACGGCTCCGTTTGGAAGGCGAAAAGAATAAAGCAGGAAAGTGACCATGAGGTGCAGGAGGGCAACAAACAAGGAACCCATGAAGGGTCAGACAAAGAGGAGGAAAGCAGACACCTGCAGCCTGAACTGCTCAACCAAGCGACCTCATCTGCAAGTAATCAAAGCGTCAAGAAGGAGCTTTTGGACATCAAG GTCCAGTCAGCACAAGCAGAGACTTCCCGCCAGAAGTCCAACGTTTCTTTTGTAAGTCCTACTTTCAAGAAGCCCAACAGTAAGGTTAAAAAAGATGCAGATGGTGCGGGCCAGAAAGGAAGTCCTCTGCAGGATCTGAATGCTTCACACGGCCAGCCTGAAGGAAAACCTG CTGAAAAGAAGCACACGGTGGAGAATATGTGGAGCCTTGACCCTGCCCTCGCTCTGTCCATGTATGACAGTGAGTGGAGAAGAGACGAG GAAATGGAAGAAGAGCAGCATCTGGCAGATACTGACTGCACTTGGGTCAGTCACAGCTTACTTCAGGGTCAAAGACATAATGTCATGGACAGAGAAGACAATGTGCCTG GACTAGGCATGAAGGCAAATGACAGTTTGGATATGTTGTTTGAGACAACAGCGAATGGAGAGTACAAGTCCTTCACCAGTTCACGTGGAGGCCAGAGCCAGCCTTGtgacgaagaggaggaggaggaggaagaagaggacgaCGATG AACAAGATCTTTGTGAAAACAGTGCACGTCAGAGTAAAGCACG ACACCCGACATTTCCACACGTGGCAGTAATTCGTAAGAAAGATGAGAGAAGAAAGCTGAAGGGCACTACCTGCAAGGAATGTGAAATT TATTACGCACATCTgccagaggaggaaaaacagaaaaaactgtcCGCCTGCTCCAGACATCGCTTTCTGTATATTCCTCCTTGTACTCCTGAAAACTTCTGGGAAGTTGGCTTCCcatcaacacaaacatgcattgATAGAG GTTACATCAAGGAAGACAAGAATCCTGAGGCACGTCTGCGGAGAAGACAACCACTCACTGCTTTATTCTCTCCAAAGCAAAGCCAGCAGGACTAA
- the fbxo45 gene encoding F-box/SPRY domain-containing protein 1: protein MSGAAGGGGGSSCLGAAAAASCSSAGSPYAAAAGGGAGVAGRLPARVLEHIFSYLELSDLMRCALVCWHWYNILADENSEVWRSLCSRSLSDEALRSDILCNLLTYRGKLKAFQHALSSHDCSRNVYVKKNGFTLHRNPIAQSTDGARGKIGFSEGRHAWEIWWEGPLGTVAVIGIATKRAAMQCQGYVALLGSDDQSWGWNLVDNNLLHNGEVNGNFPQCNNAPKYQIGERIRVILDMDDKTLAFERGFEFLGVAFRGLPKACLFPAVSAVYGNTEVTMVYLGKPLDG from the exons ATGTCTGGAGCGGCCGGTGGGGGAGGAGGATCCTCCTGTTTGGGTGCAGCAGCGGCGGCCAGTTGCAGCTCCGCCGGCTCTCCCTACGCTGCTGCAGCCGGGGGAGGCGCAGGGGTGGCCGGGAGGCTGCCAGCTCGGGTCCTGGAGCATATTTTCTCCTATCTGGAGCTGTCTGACTTGATGCGGTGCGCGTTGGTGTGCTGGCATTGGTATAATATCCTGGCGGATGAAAACAGCGAGGTGTGGCGCAGCCTTTGCAGCCGGTCTCTGAGCGATGAAGCCCTGCGTTCAGACATCCTGTGCAACCTGCTCACCTACAGGGGGAAA ctcaaGGCCTTTCAACACGCTCTGAGCTCCCACGACTGCTCCCGCAATGTTTATGTGAAGAAGAACGGCTTTACCCTGCACCGCAACCCCATCGCCCAGAGCACGGATGGAGCACGTGGCAAAATTGGCTTCTCAGAAGGGCGGCATGCCTGGGAAATCTGGTGGGAAGGCCCTCTTGGCACCGTGGCGGTGATAGGCATCGCCACAAAGCGGGCAGCGATGCAGTGCCAAGGCTACGTGGCCCTGCTGGGCAGCGACGACCAGAGCTGGGGCTGGAACCTGGTCGACAACAACCTGCTGCATAACGGGGAGGTCAACGGAAATTTCCCACAGTGTAACAATGCACCCAAATATCAG ATTGGGGAGAGAATACGAGTGATCCTAGACATGGATGACAAGACATTAGCCTTCGAGAGGGGTTTTGAGTTTCTTGGAGTAGCATTTCGTGGACTGCCCAAAGCCTGCCTGTTCCCTGCTGTGTCTGCGGTGTACGGCAACACTGAAGTCACCATGGTGTACCTGGGGAAACCTCTGGACGGCTAG
- the LOC110970270 gene encoding transmembrane protein 241 isoform X2, whose protein sequence is MQWKRHINGLAFSLVFVVSYFTNKFVLSVLKFTYPTLFQGWQTLIGAVLLLLSGKLGWVEMSRITRSAALSWLPGSCLFVGNIYAGSRALSRIDIPFFFTLQNSSHVVSYIIVKAVRREKTQWPKFISVCLMLLSALNLPRYDPQFDYSGYLWAVCHLLCVGAYRVFQVHYKSSNLSDLEQQCINYLFSVLLLAIAAHPTGDLTGALEFPSLQSHTFHGGCCASALLGFLLLLTTVKLKSGLSLEHFGVWIFLSKVTAMLISPFIFHMDINTPSLFCVVVSHAGEALLVYAQRDSQL, encoded by the exons ATGCAGTGGAAGAGACACATCAACGGACTCGCTTTTAGCCTCGTTTTCGTTGTCTCGTATTTCACGAACAAG tTTGTTCTGTCGGTGCTAAAGTTCACCTATCCCACCTTATTCCAAGG ATGGCAGACATTAATCGGggctgtcctcctcctcctatcTGGGAAACTGGGATGGGTGGAAATGAGCCGCATCACCAG ATCTGCAGCTCTGTCCTGGCTTCCAGGCTCTTGTCTGTTTGTGGGGAACATATATGCTGGTTCCAGGGCTTTATCACGCATC GACATTCCTTTTTTCTTCACTCTTCAGAATTCCTCTCATGTTGTTAGTTACATAATCGTCAAGGCTGTCCGTAGAGAA AAGACACAATGGCCTAAATTCATCAG CGTCTGCCTCATGCTGCTCTCAGCGCTCAACCTTCCGCGTTATGACCCTCAG TTTGACTACAGTGGTTACCTGTgggctgtctgccatctgctctgtgttg GTGCTTACAGGGTGTTTCAAGTTCACTACAAGTCCAGTAACCTGAG TGATCTTGAGCAACAGTGCATTAACTACTTGTTCAG tgtgctgctgctggccaTCGCTGCTCACCCAACAG GTGACCTCACAGGTGCCTTGGAGTTTCCCTCCCTGCAGTCGCACACATTTCACGGTGGATGCTGTGCCAG TGCTTTGTTGGGGTTCTTGCTGCTGTTGACCACAGTCAAGTTAAAAAGTGGACTGTCCCTCGAGCACTTTggagtttggatttttttgtccaaG GTCACTGCGATGTTAATCTCCCCGTTTATTTTCCACATGGACATCAACACCCCGTCTCTCTTTTG CGTGGTCGTCAGTCATGCTGGAGAGGCCCTGCTGGTTTACGCCCAGAGAGATTCTCAACTGTAG
- the fam168b gene encoding myelin-associated neurite-outgrowth inhibitor — translation MNPVYSPAPTGVPFTNTKGIGYPAGFPVGYAAAAPAYTPNVYAGANPAFPSGYAPGTPFKMSCSPNTGTVPPYSSSPNPYPAAVYPVRSTYAQQNPYAQALIPSQQQGPYYTQPLYAAPPHVIHHTTVVQPNGMPAAMYAPPIPPPRPNGVAMGMVAGTTMAMSAGTLLTTPSPAPVAPHQVTMPTYRPPGTPSYSYVPPQW, via the exons ATGAATCCAGTCTACAGCCCTGCACCAACAGGGGTCCCCTTCACCAACACTAAGGGTATAGGCTATCCAG CTGGATTCCCTGTCGGCTatgcagcagctgctccagcATACACTCCCAATGTCTACGCAGGAGCAAACCCAGCCTTCCCCAGTG GCTACGCTCCAGGAACTCCTTTCAAAATGTCCTGCTCTCCCAACACAGGGACTGTCCCACCCTACTCCTCCTCACCAAACCCCTACCCTGCTGCTGTTTATCCTGTCAGGAGCACCTATGCCCAACAGAACCCCTATGCACAG GCACTAATACCGTCACAACAACAAGGCCCTTATTACACACAGCCACTGTATGCTGCGCCGCCTCATGTTATCCATCACACGACGGTGGTCCAGCCCAATGGGATGCCTGCAGCGATGTATGCCCCGCCCATCCCCCCTCCCCGCCCCAACGGCGTCGCCATGGGGATGGTAGCCGGCACCACCATGGCCATGTCAGCTG GAACTTTGTTGACAACTCCATCACCAGCGCCTGTTGCCCCCCACCAAGTCACGATGCCCACATATCGGCCTCCTGGGACACCCAGCTACAGCTACGTGCCCCCGCAGTGGTGA
- the rbbp8 gene encoding DNA endonuclease RBBP8 isoform X1 codes for MSSPGQSSGTTKPADLFEDLWRQLGDCHQNALQELEAKVSKLKKDRCLDAQRLEVFYNRNQQLKEQNKTLQDAITLLEDKLRTGECDRCVVLEENFKTHQHQNLQLIAKLKNEKNSLEDENRKLHTELQKLKMSRSELHEASPQEEEEGIIPDSPILSSSLPVVNRLKKRKNINKNKHVRYAEMPLPKSNTSLFDEINKEPTRNPGWGEVLVPNTCEMDASQISVSEEVNNDGEEVIAETCGFELLDKRPMKMETSARQQSSTKTRWKHEGRLKSHCSSHSSTLIHSADSTTERSPSLLPSVKRFSEDGSVWKAKRIKQESDHEVQEGNKQGTHEGSDKEEESRHLQPELLNQATSSASNQSVKKELLDIKVQSAQAETSRQKSNVSFVSPTFKKPNSKVKKDADGAGQKGSPLQDLNASHGQPEGKPAEKKHTVENMWSLDPALALSMYDSEWRRDEEMEEEQHLADTDCTWVSHSLLQGQRHNVMDREDNVPGLGMKANDSLDMLFETTANGEYKSFTSSRGGQSQPCDEEEEEEEEEDDDEQDLCENSARQSKARHPTFPHVAVIRKKDERRKLKGTTCKECEIYYAHLPEEEKQKKLSACSRHRFLYIPPCTPENFWEVGFPSTQTCIDRGYIKEDKNPEARLRRRQPLTALFSPKQSQQD; via the exons ATGAGCAGCCCGGGACAGAGCAGCGGGACAACCAAACCAGCTGATCTGTTTGAAGACTTATGGAGGCAGCTGGGAGACTGCCACCAAAATGCACTTCAAG AATTGGAGGCAAAAGTGAGCAAGCTGAAGAAAGATCGCTGTCT agaTGCTCAGAGGCTGGAGGTGTTTTACAATCGCAACCAGCAGCTCAAGGAGCAAAACAAAACCCTGCAGGATGCCATCACTCTCCTGGAGGACAA GCTTCGGACAGGAGAGTGTGATCGATGCGTCGTGTTAGAGGAGAACTTCAAGACCCATCAACATCAAAATTTGCAACTTATTGCCAAATTAA agaatgaaaaaaacagTCTGGAGGATGAGAACAGAAAACTACACACCGAGCTGCAAAAGTTAAAGATGTCTCG ttcgGAGCTCCACGAGGCCTCACcgcaggaagaggaagagggcaTCATCCCAGACTCACCGATCCTGTCGAGCTCGCTGCCTGTGGTGAACAGACTGAAGAAAcggaaaaatatcaacaaaaacaagcatgtCCGCTATGCAGAGATGCCTCTGCCAAAGTCTAACACTTCACTCTTCGACG AGATAAATAAAGAGCCCACAAGAAACCCAGGGTGGGGTGAAGTGCTCGTACCCAACACTTGTGAAATGGACGCATCCCAGATTTCAG TTTCAGAAGAAGTGAATAATGATGGGGAAGAAGTGATTGCAGAAACCTGTGGTTTTGAACTTCTTGATAAGCGTCCTATG AAAATGGAGACCTCTGCAagacaacaaagcagcacaaaaactCGCTGGAAGCATGAAGGCCGTTTAAA GTCTCACTGCTCCTCCCATTCATCCACACTGATCCATAGTGCAGACAGCACCACAGAAAGATCCCCATCTCTGCTCCCAAGTGTCAAACGGTTTTCAGAAGACGGCTCCGTTTGGAAGGCGAAAAGAATAAAGCAGGAAAGTGACCATGAGGTGCAGGAGGGCAACAAACAAGGAACCCATGAAGGGTCAGACAAAGAGGAGGAAAGCAGACACCTGCAGCCTGAACTGCTCAACCAAGCGACCTCATCTGCAAGTAATCAAAGCGTCAAGAAGGAGCTTTTGGACATCAAG GTCCAGTCAGCACAAGCAGAGACTTCCCGCCAGAAGTCCAACGTTTCTTTTGTAAGTCCTACTTTCAAGAAGCCCAACAGTAAGGTTAAAAAAGATGCAGATGGTGCGGGCCAGAAAGGAAGTCCTCTGCAGGATCTGAATGCTTCACACGGCCAGCCTGAAGGAAAACCTG CTGAAAAGAAGCACACGGTGGAGAATATGTGGAGCCTTGACCCTGCCCTCGCTCTGTCCATGTATGACAGTGAGTGGAGAAGAGACGAG GAAATGGAAGAAGAGCAGCATCTGGCAGATACTGACTGCACTTGGGTCAGTCACAGCTTACTTCAGGGTCAAAGACATAATGTCATGGACAGAGAAGACAATGTGCCTG GACTAGGCATGAAGGCAAATGACAGTTTGGATATGTTGTTTGAGACAACAGCGAATGGAGAGTACAAGTCCTTCACCAGTTCACGTGGAGGCCAGAGCCAGCCTTGtgacgaagaggaggaggaggaggaagaagaggacgaCGATG AACAAGATCTTTGTGAAAACAGTGCACGTCAGAGTAAAGCACG ACACCCGACATTTCCACACGTGGCAGTAATTCGTAAGAAAGATGAGAGAAGAAAGCTGAAGGGCACTACCTGCAAGGAATGTGAAATT TATTACGCACATCTgccagaggaggaaaaacagaaaaaactgtcCGCCTGCTCCAGACATCGCTTTCTGTATATTCCTCCTTGTACTCCTGAAAACTTCTGGGAAGTTGGCTTCCcatcaacacaaacatgcattgATAGAG GTTACATCAAGGAAGACAAGAATCCTGAGGCACGTCTGCGGAGAAGACAACCACTCACTGCTTTATTCTCTCCAAAGCAAAGCCAGCAGGACTAA